In Longimicrobium sp., the genomic stretch GCGCCAGGTCGCGCACCATCGGCGAGTCCCAGCCGGCCACCAGCGTGCCGTTGCGGGGCACGAGGTTGATGAAGCGGGCGAAGGCGAAGCGGTACGCCTCCTCGTCGCGGTAGATGTCCGCGTGGTCGAACTCGGCGTTGTTGACGATGGCCGCGTAGGGGAGGTAATGCCACATCTTCGGCCCCTTGTCGAAGTACGCGGTGTCGTACTCGTCGGCCTCGATCACGAACCAGGGGGAGTCGGTGAGGCGAAAGGAGGTCCCGAAGTTCTCCGCCACGCCGCCGATGAGGAACGACGGATTGAGCCCCGCCGACTCCAGCGCCCACGCCAGCAGCGAGGTGGTGGTCGTCTTGCCGTGCGTCCCCCCCACCGCCAGCGGCATTCGGGCGCGGAGGAACTCTTCCTTGATCGTGGCCGCGGCCGACGTGTAGGGGAGGCGCCGGTCCAGCACCGCTTCCAGCTCCTCGTTGCCACGCGAGATGGCGTTCCCCACCACCACCCAGTCCGGCCGCGGCTCCAGGTTGGCCGCGCCGTACCCCTCGGCGTAGCGGATCCCCAGCTCGCGGAGCTGGTCGGACATGGGCGGGTACACGTTCTCGTCCGAGCCGGTGACCGTGTGGCCGGCGGCGCGCAGCAGCCCGGCCAGCGAAGCCATGGCGGTGCCGGCGATGCCGATCAGGTGGTAGTGGCGGGGCGCTGCGGCGCGCACCGGGGGGCTCGGGGTATTGACGGGCGGTCGGTTCATTCGTTTCCTTGCAGGCTGGCGGTTTGCGGACGCACGCCGTTGCGAGGAGCGTGCCCCGGCCTCCGGCCCGGTTCTGGCGTCCATGGCCGGGCCTGCGCCCCGGGCGCCCCTTCACCTTCTTCGTTTCCCCCGAGGACCCATGCGAGCTCGCTACTTCCTTGCCTTCGCGGCCCTGTGCGCCGTCGCGGCCGCCTGCGAGAACGACCCGCTCGTTCCGCAGTGCGAGGAGATCACCAGCACCGTGGCTCGCACCAACGGCGACACGGTGACCACCGCCAGCGGCCTCCGCTACCTGGAGCTGCAGGCGGGAACCGGCCCGGCCCTGGTGTCGTGCCGGGGCGTGAGCCTGCGCTACGTCCTGATGCTGCAGAGCGGCGCCGTGGTCGACAGCCTGGAGACGGGCCAGGCGCTCACCTTCGAGCTGGGACGCGAAGGCCAGCGCTTCATCCCGGGCTTCGAGGAAGGGCTCATCGGGATGAAGGCGGGCGGGCAGCGGCGGCTGATCGTCCCCCCCGGGCTGGGGTACGGCCCGCAGGCGCTGGCCGCGCGCCCGCCGCTGTTCGCGGGGGCCCCGGCCAACTCCACCCTGATCTTCGACGTGCGGGTGCAGCAGGTGGAGGCGCCGTAACCTCCCGATGAGCGACGATGGCCTGATCGCGGTCAACGATGGGCTGTGGATCCCCCGTTCGGAGCTGACCTACCGCGCCACGCGTTCGGGGGGTCCCGGCGGCCAGCACGTCAACACCAGCTCCACGCGCGTGGAGCTGGTGTGGGACGTGGGCGCATCCCCCAGCATCACCGAGGAGCAGCGCGAGCTGATCCGTACCAAGCTCGCCAACCGCATCAGCGGCGAGGGGACGCTCCTGCTGGCCGCGAGCGAGCACCGCAGCCAGCATCAGAACAAGGAAGCCGTCACCGGCCGCTTCGCCGACCTGCTGCGCGAGGCGCTGGTCGTCCCC encodes the following:
- a CDS encoding FKBP-type peptidyl-prolyl cis-trans isomerase, translated to MRARYFLAFAALCAVAAACENDPLVPQCEEITSTVARTNGDTVTTASGLRYLELQAGTGPALVSCRGVSLRYVLMLQSGAVVDSLETGQALTFELGREGQRFIPGFEEGLIGMKAGGQRRLIVPPGLGYGPQALAARPPLFAGAPANSTLIFDVRVQQVEAP
- the arfB gene encoding alternative ribosome rescue aminoacyl-tRNA hydrolase ArfB, with translation MSDDGLIAVNDGLWIPRSELTYRATRSGGPGGQHVNTSSTRVELVWDVGASPSITEEQRELIRTKLANRISGEGTLLLAASEHRSQHQNKEAVTGRFADLLREALVVPKKRKKTRPPRGAAEARLRAKKQRSQVKKMRSGPIEE